In Kordiimonas sp. SCSIO 12610, the sequence TGCTAACCCCAGAACTCGGGTTGAAATCAGTAACTCTATACAAGACCTTGTGCAGTTCGAGTATTCTAACCTTAATGTAAATATTGGCTCACAATCTTTTTCATATACTGGAAACATAACCGGCGATGTGACCACTTCCAACATAGTTCGACTTATAGATCGAAAAGGAAGCAACATTTCGGGCGACTTCTTACAACTGATCGGAAACTCTGACGTTTCTGTTGGATCGACCACAATTACAAGTTTCTTTGTAGCTTTCAACTCTTCAGCTGACTTAATCACGTCCGCAGGGATAAATGATATCGGCGCATTTACAACTATTGCACCTTCTAATGCAAACCCAGGCGGCTTTGGAAGCTCAGCAGGTTTTGCTCGCTTTGCAAACACTTCTATTTCCGCTGTTTCCGCTATCCCTGAACCCGCGACATGGCTGATGATGATTATTGGTTTTGCTGTTGCTGGTCTTCAACTCAAGCGCAGGCGTTTTACGCATAAACATTTCGCATAAACGGATTAAACTCGCGCATATCGAAACAGTTATGTTTCCTTTGATCACAGCCCTTAATGTGCGCGGGTTCTCCCAATCATCAAATACGCCAATATATATAACAGGGTGGGCATAGAATATTCTGGTCTCAATCAACGGTCTCCATCAAAGCTGTTTGACCAAATACAACACTCTCCATTAACGCATTCATCGGGAGAACTCTGGTACCCGATTGCCCGCCCCCTTCGATACAGGAGCATCAAATGAAACTATGGCTTATCCTATTATGTTCAGGAATGGCTTGCCTCAATATTCAGCAACCTGTTTATGCAGCGGAGTTCACACCGCCAACAAACCTTCAGAATACTGAGCAGGCCATCAATGTATCTGGCCGCTCTTATCAATGGCACAATGATGTAAAGACCGCCTACGGCGACACCCGACAATTTTATTTTGAATATACATTCTTTCCTGATGGTCAGGTCGTAAGACAGAATTGGCAATTTCAAAAACCAAATAACCTGACAGTAAACCCCGGTATGGTACGAAACATTTGGAAGCAAAAAGGTGACTTACTGATTATTCAATCACAGGCGGGGCTTGCAAATCGATATGGTGGCGGTAAACAACCCGTTTGGGCGCACAGCCACTATAAAGTTGCTAATGATAAAATAACCTTGGTCCGTTTATTCATCCATGACGGAAAAAAGATCTGGCACGAATATGACAAGTTTTCTCATACTGATGTAACATTAGCGTCGCCAATTGGCCCCAAAACTGTCAAAGCCTATTATAGCCGACAAAACAGCCCTAGCCGCGATAAAGATTGGAGCCCGGCAGCCTATATCAAGCATTACGGCGCCCCATATCAGAAATGGATCGAATTTCGTCAATGATAAAACCTAACCCAAAAGAATTCAGGCTGAATTCTCGGCACTAAAAACTAATGCTGTGGTCGCGGTCGGGGGGTGCGCCTCCACGTGTTATCTCGAAGCTTGGCTGTTGCCCGGCTTTTCGCCCGAACCAGTAGATACAAAGTACCATCTCCACCTACCAGATAAAACAAAAGGCCCACCGGATGGCGGACCTTTGTTTTATTGGTTGCGGGAGTAGGATTAGTCTTGTCACGATTTTGGGTGTCCTCATCATTCCGCTTCGGCTAACGCCTTGCTCCATATGAACCTTTACGGTTCAAAGCTTATTCACGTGACCAAAAAAGCAAAAACCCCAGTCCAAAGGACTGAGGTTTTTTTGCTTTGGTTGCGGGAGCATGCATTCATCTTAAACTGCGATAACCAATGCCAGACCAGACAATGAAATTGTCGATCTTCTCAACCCTGATATTATCCAAATAGATATAGTGTTTCTTGTCTTCAACACAGACCTCTTGATTATCAAAATCACATGTTTTTGAAATGGCTACTGTGCGTAAGCGCCCTCCGCGTCCAAACAGAAAATCTAGTTCCTCTTGGTCCTGTATGACCTCCTCTAAAGGAGGGTAACCAGCCATTGCAACCCAATCATCTTCGTCTGGCCTATCCAATCTCGCTTCTTCGCGCATGCATCGTATCGCATAAGCCTCCCATTCAGCTTTTGCCGCATCACAAATCTGTTGGGCCGGTATCTTTAGAAGAATTTTACAAGGCTGCATACTTGCCCGGCTACTGCTCAAATCCATTGGCGGTATTCTGAGGAGTTTTACAGACACAGATTTTCCATCAACTTGCAAGGTGGGTTCGATACAGTCAGTCAAAATCTATAGCCCCTAGTAATGTCGGCAAAAAATCCCGCGTAATTTCATCAACCCGCATTGCTTGTCTATCTCTTCCTCAGCAAGTAACTTCTTGCCTTCATAAGCGCAAAGCCGAGTAGATTCTCTCCCTTCCAACGAGCTGGATTGCATGCATCACTGTGATCCTCAGTCATGCCAATACCCCAGATTTTATCGTTAGGGCTGGCCTCAACGAGTATACGCTTCCCAGTTGACAGCAGATAATCCTTAAGTTCAGGGTTTTGACTAAACTTTAATACATTTCCATCAAAAACCGTATAGTAATTTTTCGCATTCCAAATTGCTGAATCAAAATTGGAGACCTGTCTGCCCAGTTCTTTTGCTCTCGCTGGATCATCATCGGCTAGTATCTTTTTCGCAATATCGTAATCGTGAAAAAGAACCGCCTTTTGCACCATCATATAATGTTCAGCCGTAGCATATCTTGTAGAAGATTGATCATTAGGGTTATGATAAAAGGGGCTTGGATACCATTGACTAAGGCACGTTTTTGTAACTTCGGGTGTTCGCTGCTTATGCCCCCAAAAAAACAGATACTTAACATTCTTCTTTTTAGTGAGGCTAATGAGTTGTTTAACATTGCCGGGCGAATGAATCATAAAATTTGTTAGTCCTTATTAGTTAACAAACCTTTTTATCACAGTTGATGTTCCATGCCTATTTATTGACTGTCCTTGCGGTCCTAAATCCAACATTAAAATCGCGAATATCACGGTTAAACCAATACCGATTTGTCACGCGCATAAATTTGGGAGGAAAATACCACGATCCACCCCTGATAACGCGCCTTTCGCAATTACCGTATAACCAAGCCTGACCATTAGTTGGAGCTCGCTCATAATTGTTATTCCAACAGTCACTTACCCATTCAAATACATTACCATGCATATCATATAACCCCCAAGCATTGGGCTTAAACGACCCAACTGGTGCGGTTGTTTTTTCGTCCCATATACTTCCGCATCCGTTGCAATTAGCATTATTAGTGCCAAGATACTCGCCCCAGCTATATTGCTCAGGTTGATCAGCGGCGGCCACATATTCCCACTCAGCTTCACTGAGTAAGCGCCAACCACCTGCATCACCTGCTTCCCTAGCAAGACTGTTTAGCCATTTCAGGAAAGACTGAACATCGACCCAAGATACATTTATAACAGGTCTATTACCTCGCCCCCAACCTTCAGCAACTGGTTGATAGCCATTGCAACCACCATTCTCAACGCAGGCTTCCCATTGATTGAATGTTACTTCATACAATCCAACCTCGAGTTCATAATCAATTGTAACATTATGCACAGGTTGTTCGTCATCCATCCCGTCTAAAATGCCCATGGAAAACGATCCCATAGGAAGTGTTACCGTAGAGCCAACGCTAGTTTTCAATAAACCCTTCAAATGTTTGATATTCATTTCATGAGACTGAGCATCAACCTTATCCGTAACCATCTGGGCATCTGTATACGGTTCCACCGCCACATGATTAATGCAGCCCTCATCATTCGCTAAAGCCTTCGCCGTTACGAAGGCCAATAAACTCGCGGATACTACATGAGCGAACAAATGAGGTTTCATTGTCATCGTCATATGCAATACTCTTTCCGCAGCCAAGTTATAAAAAATTAGCACATTGCTGTTACTTTATTTTGCTGGCAACCAATGTCTAGCAATAATATTTTATGATAGAGAATAAAGCTATGGACATATTTTTAGTCAGCCGTTGGGGCGTTGGTATATTGTTAGATGAGTTAAATCCTGATTTGGAATGTACAAAGGACACTAATTTATTAGTTAGAGCTAAAACCTGGCAAAGAGGCGTTAAAGTAGCAAACGAGTTTTATGCCAAACATTTCAAGCACATTGAGGTTATCGCTGAAGACATAAAAAACGGCGATGAATTGTGTAACCAAATATATCATATTGGTTCCGATATGCTCAATGACACGGAAGAAGTCATTCATGGGCCATTTATATCTCATGGCATGCTTGTCGGTACCAATAGATACAAAAGCTGGTATCATGACCAAGATAAAACTTGGCGGAAAACAAGAAAGTAAATTAAAGCCTAAACTGTCATATCTGTTATCATCCTCAAACCAGAAATAACTTGTTAATACTCAATATACATTGATCACTATTGCCCAGTCTGATTACTTAGTGATCTATATAAAACCAACCGTATAATGTGAGACAATTTTTGAGATACCCAGAAAGTATGAACCAAAGGCCACATAATTTTCGAAGTCTCAGCATCTGCCCCATTGCTCTAACAATAGCATTGCCATGAACTGCCAGCGGAAAACTGAAAATGGCACACTTGGGATTAATTGCAGAATGGTCAGGGCCTATGTTACTAAATAGTCAACCATCAGAATAAGCCCGATTAGTTTGTTGTGCCTATTCTCAGAATGGCCGTTGAACCAATATTATTTTACATGGCTCTGAAAAGGAATTGTAGAATTGAGACTTAAGTTTTTCACGATCATACTGTTTGCGTTGATGTCGCCATGCTTATGTGTGAATGCAACAGATGCACAAGAAACTGAGATTAGTAAGAATGAGCGCTTCAATGTACTGGTGGGTGATGTTTGCCGAATGCTCTCATTAGCTTCACGAAGAAACACTTTATCCATAGACATTGATATCGAAAACGCAATTCTAGCTTACAATGGCTGGACCAGGAACACCCCGAACTACGAAGCCAGATGGGTCGAATTCTTCAATCAGAACAGTGCTAAGTTCATTTGCACAAACGATCACCATACGTATCGTCCTGAGCATATCTTCCACAGGGCCGTATCTCTTAGGTTTTTTAACGTCGTCTTACTTGAGTTTTTCTTTTCCGACGAAAAACGTTTTCCTATCGATGCTAATGTAATAACCGTCCGAGATTTCGACCAAACACCAAATACACTATTAGACTATTTAGATCGTATTATAGCAGAGCCGACTTCGTACAAAACCTTTCCTATGCGGGAGATCAAAGAATTGAGAGAAGTACTTATCACATACTATGATGCTAAACCGGTATCGGAGCTAATCGTGAAATAGGCCTATACAAGACCTTTACAAAGGGCAGTGCAGCTTTAGTTATCATCCTCAAACCAGCAATAATTTTCTAGAATATGTATTAATCAATCAATTCAATAATTTACCAATTATCGGGCTAGTGACAAAAACTCCTTGAACCTAGCAAACAGAAAGAGCTGCCCTGCATTTGGAACAGATTTGACACTGAGGTTAGGGAATTGTTTCAGAAAATCCTGAGCATCTTCCAGGGGATTATATCGATCATGCTCTCCAAAAAATGCCCTAATAAGAGTATCAGAGTAATCATCTCTATTTGCCCTAAATTCTTTTCGCAAATTAGTAAATTCATAGCTTGGGCCTACACCATTTTGACTGCAGGCAAGTTGTAAAACATTTAATAAGTAGAAACAGTTTTTGGGATTAGAAACATACTGCTGATCTGGTGGCGAAGAACCATAAGCAGATTGCATGTTTTTAACTACTGACTGATTGGTAAAAGCTGATTTTAATAATCGCACCATCGGTCCAACATATTTTGCGTTCTTAATTAAAAGATAAATAAAGTGGTTCCAGATATGTGTTGGATCATGAGGCGGAGAAACGCCCCTAAAGGAATACAGGTCCAGCGTCTTCATCCTACCTTTCATATAGGGGATGGCTTCCAATACACTTCTACCACTGATTGCCAATGCCAACGCATCTACTTGCTGTAAACCGTGTGCATCCAGAAAGTCCTCCGTGCATTCTGCTAATATCTTAGGGCAATAATTATCAATTGGCTCTGATCCCCCATAACCGGGACGGTCGAATGTGTATATTAACTTACCGGCTTTGTATGCATCATTGATCATATCATCGCTTAAAATCCGACACCCAATGGTGTGATGAAAGAAGAGCAAGGGCTCTCCGTCTGGATCACCATAACAGGAGTAACAAAGTTTACTGCCGTGCCGTGTTCTGATGTAGGCTGTATGAGTGGTTTGAATACTGTTTTTCTGATTATCGACAAGATCTAGATTATGTTTACGCGTTACGTCATAGATTGAGGAAGCCGCAGAAATTTGGGTGATAATTCTCACGAGTTCATTTTGACTGTTGATACCCATTTTCTGAAAGATACGCTTTAAATGCGTTCTATTGGTTTCCGCCCCAACACCTAACTGAACTGCGCTATCTTTTAAGCTTAAGCCCTGCCCCAAATGATTGCATAGACGCATTTCTGCCGGAGTTAAATGATACAGCTCCTTGAGTGCATTCATAGCAGACTCTGACAAATCAAATCGGTAAATAGCAATTAAGGTCACAACTATTTTGTTTTTCAGGCCTTCAATTAATGCCTTATGAATGGGTAAATGATTTTTCGCACCAAACTCGATATAATGAGCCAGGCAGCGCATACCATTTTGATCTGTCAGCCAATCGATACCCTGCTTGCTTGGTTTAAACTTTTTACCGAGCCAATCCTCGGCTCCCGGTGGAACCAAAGCGATATTACCATGATGATTAACACCGACGACAAGTAAACCAACATCACGCGTTATATCTATATCGGGGATATCATGCAGTTTATCTGCTAAACGACTGGCTTCACTGAGTTTTTCAAAGATATCATCAGCATTTGGATCGATTTCATCAAGCCCAGCCAATCCATCAATCAAGTTCGGCATCAAAGATGTATCATTGATAAAATCATAGATAAGATTTGTAACCTCAAGGCGCTTTACCGCGATATCTTCCTTAGAGGCCTTGATCGTCGTTTCGTCACTCATACGCCACTCTCAGAACCTGTATTTATCAATTTTACATAATATTTATTGAAGCGCATCCCCCATATGGGTGACGACGAAAAAAAATAATCGCGTTACAAACAATACACACAAAAAATAACGAAAAATGCAAGATAGGCACAACTGAAACTTATCGGGCGAAAAATTGAGTTCAGACTAAAACGGGAGTTTAAAGTGAAAAAGATATTATTAGCAATAATGGTGATTTTATCGCCGTTCGGCATAGTTAATGCGCAATCGGCAACATTTGAGCTGACTGCAGATGCCAATTTTTTTAATACATCAACTGCAGCAAGTTTTGGTTTTGACGGGACACAATCAGTTGTTAATGGTGCTTTTGTGCTGTCATTTAGTGTTAATACAACACCCTTTTTAACCGACACACCCGACCCAGTCACCGGAGAATTTAATCGGGCACTTTATGGCATCGAAAGCACAATAGCGACTATCGGAAACCAAACCTTCACGTTTGGCGGTGGATCCTCTGAACGTATAGGCATAATTAACAATAGTTTCGGAACCGATTTTTTTGATATCTTTGTCCAAGGCGGGTTAAGGACTGGTACATTTAATGGCATAACTCGAAATATACTCTTGCCTAGCTTTCAATTCGTAAGCAGACCCGATATTGACACCATTGCCTCGCCAAGCATCTTTAATTTTACGGCGGATAATTATAACAGTGGGGCAAGAAATTTTACCTCGCAAACGATTAACATAGGGGGTTTGGGAAGCGTAAGGCTTCAAAATCATAGAATTTCTAACGTAGTATTTACATCCGCCGTACCAGAGCCAGCGACATGGCTGATGATGATTATTGGTTTTGCTGTGTTGGGATTGGCCCTTAAGCATCGTGAGCGCGCGCTAGTACGTGAAATATCTTAGCATGCAAGACAGTTATACCTTTTAAAAGTTGGGATAGCGGAACAGGTTTTCGCTACCCAAGTAGGACATCATACCTAACAAGACTATTTGACATTAAGGTGTATTTAAGAAACCTTTGATAACAAAAGTTATATATCAATTGATATAAGGTTAAAAAGATACTCATGAAACATCGTTTGTTTTTAGTAATCTTCCTATGTTTTGGTTTGTGTCCACAAACCGGCTTTGCACAATCCAATAATAACGCTCAGGCACGCGCGTTCTATTTCGTTGCAGAAGAGGCATATGAAAATAAAAAATACAGTGATGCCTTTGATGCATTAAAGCGTGCAGAAAAATTGCGCGGTGAGACCGATGCCAGATTTCTGGGGCTTGAAATCAAAATCCTTTTTGCCCAGAAAAAAGATCAACGGGTCATTAGACTGATCGATAGGTTTTACGCACATGATGCTCCAGCAGACCTTGCCAGGGATATTGCCAAAATCCAGCTTCAAACCGAGAAGCGAATTCGCTCACAACAACAGGCAAAAGCTAGACGGATTGCCGCAGAAAAAAAGCGGGCTGAAGAACGGCGCCGGCAAGAAATTGAGCGCAAACGCCGTGAAGCGGAACGTGAGCGTTTTCGGCTTGAAAAAAAGAAACGCGAGGAAGCCGAGAAGTTTCAAAAAGCGCGCGAATCCGACCATAGAGCGGCAAGGATAGCACGCGACAACCAAAGCAACAGCCTCGGCATAACTATATCTGACGACGGCGGTATTCTTACTATCATTCAGGCCTCTGAAGATGGTGCGGGATATCTAAATGGTCTGCAAGTTGGCAGCAATATATTAAAAGTGAATGGGATCGAAATAACATCTACTAAGCAGTTCATTAGACTGTATGATCAAAAGAAAAAGATACGTCTACGCGTAAAACAGCTTAATGCAAAACGAAGTAAACTGGTCACCAAGACCATCAAAATAGACATGGAAAAGGCGAAGGCCATATTTGCGGCGCGAAAAGGCAAACTAGGTATAGCTTTTGGCCAAGCGCAAACATATCCGATACTGGCGATGACTGTTACCCCACAAAGTCCTGCAGCCAGGGGCGGCATTCAAGCGGGCGATTTTATTTTAGCGGTTGGTGACACAAAAATTACGTCAACCGAAGAGTTCTTAAGACAGATAACACTGATAGAAACAGGACAGGTCGTTGTCTTCACCATTGACAGGCTTGGTAAAACCATACTGCTGCCGATTAAATTTTAAGGGGCATGATGCATACAAAACTACATAAAATATTAAATGAAGGACTGGTACCCTTATCAATTATATTGTTCCTGATCGGGATACTTATCATTAGCCCGCAGCATGCGTCGGCGCAGTCATCAGATAAGCAGGCACGTGCATTTTATTTTGTTGCCGAGGATGCATATGAAAACAAAAGGTATGATGAAGCCTATAGGGCCTTAAAACGCGCAGAAGCGCTACGCGGGAAAACCGATGGTAGGTTTTTAGGCTTGGAAATCAAAATTCTGTATGCACAGAAAAAAGACCAGCAGGCCCAGCGTCTAATTGAACGGTTTTATGACTATGAAGCACCACAAGATATCCTGCGTGATGTTGCCAAAATCCAATTGGAAATCGAGGA encodes:
- a CDS encoding PEPxxWA-CTERM sorting domain-containing protein, encoding MKKIFITIFALLSLGTTANAQSQTFRFTGDVNFQNLTVASVFGFDTLVGSVDGNFTVDANPRTRVEISNSIQDLVQFEYSNLNVNIGSQSFSYTGNITGDVTTSNIVRLIDRKGSNISGDFLQLIGNSDVSVGSTTITSFFVAFNSSADLITSAGINDIGAFTTIAPSNANPGGFGSSAGFARFANTSISAVSAIPEPATWLMMIIGFAVAGLQLKRRRFTHKHFA
- a CDS encoding formylglycine-generating enzyme family protein, with amino-acid sequence MTMTMKPHLFAHVVSASLLAFVTAKALANDEGCINHVAVEPYTDAQMVTDKVDAQSHEMNIKHLKGLLKTSVGSTVTLPMGSFSMGILDGMDDEQPVHNVTIDYELEVGLYEVTFNQWEACVENGGCNGYQPVAEGWGRGNRPVINVSWVDVQSFLKWLNSLAREAGDAGGWRLLSEAEWEYVAAADQPEQYSWGEYLGTNNANCNGCGSIWDEKTTAPVGSFKPNAWGLYDMHGNVFEWVSDCWNNNYERAPTNGQAWLYGNCERRVIRGGSWYFPPKFMRVTNRYWFNRDIRDFNVGFRTARTVNK
- a CDS encoding PEPxxWA-CTERM sorting domain-containing protein, which gives rise to MKKILLAIMVILSPFGIVNAQSATFELTADANFFNTSTAASFGFDGTQSVVNGAFVLSFSVNTTPFLTDTPDPVTGEFNRALYGIESTIATIGNQTFTFGGGSSERIGIINNSFGTDFFDIFVQGGLRTGTFNGITRNILLPSFQFVSRPDIDTIASPSIFNFTADNYNSGARNFTSQTINIGGLGSVRLQNHRISNVVFTSAVPEPATWLMMIIGFAVLGLALKHRERALVREIS
- a CDS encoding LuxR C-terminal-related transcriptional regulator, giving the protein MSDETTIKASKEDIAVKRLEVTNLIYDFINDTSLMPNLIDGLAGLDEIDPNADDIFEKLSEASRLADKLHDIPDIDITRDVGLLVVGVNHHGNIALVPPGAEDWLGKKFKPSKQGIDWLTDQNGMRCLAHYIEFGAKNHLPIHKALIEGLKNKIVVTLIAIYRFDLSESAMNALKELYHLTPAEMRLCNHLGQGLSLKDSAVQLGVGAETNRTHLKRIFQKMGINSQNELVRIITQISAASSIYDVTRKHNLDLVDNQKNSIQTTHTAYIRTRHGSKLCYSCYGDPDGEPLLFFHHTIGCRILSDDMINDAYKAGKLIYTFDRPGYGGSEPIDNYCPKILAECTEDFLDAHGLQQVDALALAISGRSVLEAIPYMKGRMKTLDLYSFRGVSPPHDPTHIWNHFIYLLIKNAKYVGPMVRLLKSAFTNQSVVKNMQSAYGSSPPDQQYVSNPKNCFYLLNVLQLACSQNGVGPSYEFTNLRKEFRANRDDYSDTLIRAFFGEHDRYNPLEDAQDFLKQFPNLSVKSVPNAGQLFLFARFKEFLSLAR
- a CDS encoding NADAR family protein — protein: MIHSPGNVKQLISLTKKKNVKYLFFWGHKQRTPEVTKTCLSQWYPSPFYHNPNDQSSTRYATAEHYMMVQKAVLFHDYDIAKKILADDDPARAKELGRQVSNFDSAIWNAKNYYTVFDGNVLKFSQNPELKDYLLSTGKRILVEASPNDKIWGIGMTEDHSDACNPARWKGENLLGFALMKARSYLLRKR
- a CDS encoding PDZ domain-containing protein — encoded protein: MKHRLFLVIFLCFGLCPQTGFAQSNNNAQARAFYFVAEEAYENKKYSDAFDALKRAEKLRGETDARFLGLEIKILFAQKKDQRVIRLIDRFYAHDAPADLARDIAKIQLQTEKRIRSQQQAKARRIAAEKKRAEERRRQEIERKRREAERERFRLEKKKREEAEKFQKARESDHRAARIARDNQSNSLGITISDDGGILTIIQASEDGAGYLNGLQVGSNILKVNGIEITSTKQFIRLYDQKKKIRLRVKQLNAKRSKLVTKTIKIDMEKAKAIFAARKGKLGIAFGQAQTYPILAMTVTPQSPAARGGIQAGDFILAVGDTKITSTEEFLRQITLIETGQVVVFTIDRLGKTILLPIKF